A DNA window from Fragaria vesca subsp. vesca linkage group LG3, FraVesHawaii_1.0, whole genome shotgun sequence contains the following coding sequences:
- the LOC101295897 gene encoding uncharacterized protein LOC101295897 has translation MDSVSRSAVTPTKSRLARTIAKVLHLRAATGIAPVDGIQKGNSQEFQKGSYQEIGVQKSKSHEIGVQKARSQEIGIQKVKSKENENQKFKSQEIGIQKVQDGWNAPKVRVTLSQSFEKNNDKLQERAALEALLAKLFASISSVKAAYAELQYAQTPYDAEGIRAADHTVVDELKKLSELKRCFLNKQFDPSPETTVVLAEIEEQKSVLKTYEIMGKKLESQVRLKDSEVIFLGEKLEEANKQNKLLEKRVYQSGQIYVPDNIHLSGLSPSHFITVLRPTVKSIRSFVRTMMDEMKSAGWDIHAAAHSIDGGEVAYWKEDHKCFAFEHFVCREMFDAFQYPNFSLPNEFLPDKKKQQQQLFFERFTELKPWKAKEYLFRNPKSAFAKFCRVKYLRLIHPKMETSFSGNLNQRNLVSDGEFPNTNFFSIFADMAKRVWLLHLLAFSFNPEAAIFQVSKGCRFSEVYMESVAEEAFQSTASEPLVGFTVVPGFRLGKTVIQCQVYLTSQLQSNRIKQR, from the coding sequence ATGGATTCAGTGAGTCGGTCAGCTGTAACTCCAACTAAGAGTAGGTTGGCACGTACTATTGCAAAAGTTCTTCATCTTCGTGCTGCAACAGGTATTGCCCCGGTTGATGGGATTCAGAAAGGTAACTCCCAAGAATTTCAGAAGGGTAGCTACCAAGAAATTGGGGTTCAGAAATCCAAGTCCCATGAAATCGGGGTTCAGAAAGCCAGGTCCCAAGAAATTGGGATTCAGAAAGTCAAGTCCAAAGAAAATGAAAATCAGAAATTCAAGTCGCAAGAAATTGGAATTCAGAAAGTCCAGGATGGTTGGAATGCTCCTAAGGTTAGGGTTACTTTGTCTCAATCATTTGAGAAGAACAACGACAAGCTACAGGAAAGAGCAGCCTTGGAAGCTCTTCTTGCAAAGCTGTTTGCCAGCATTTCATCTGTTAAAGCTGCTTATGCTGAGCTACAATATGCTCAGACTCCATACGATGCCGAAGGAATTCGTGCTGCTGATCACACAGTAGTTGACGAGTTGAAGAAATTGTCCGAGTTGAAGAGGTGTTTCCTAAATAAGCAGTTTGATCCTTCGCCGGAGACTACTGTAGTGTTGGCTGAGATTGAGGAACAGAAGAGTGTTCTCAAGACCTATGAGATTATGGGGAAGAAGTTGGAATCTCAGGTGAGGCTCAAGGACTCTGAAGTAATATTTCTTGGTGAGAAGTTGGAGGAAGCCAATAAACAGAACAAGTTGCTTGAAAAGAGAGTATACCAGAGTGGGCAGATATATGTGCCTGACAATATTCATTTATCTGGTTTAAGTCCTAGCCATTTCATTACAGTTCTACGGCCCACAGTCAAGTCCATTCGGAGCTTTGTCAGGACAATGATGGATGAAATGAAATCTGCTGGTTGGGACATTCATGCAGCAGCTCATTCAATTGATGGTGGTGAAGTTGCTTATTGGAAAGAAGACCACAAATGTTTTGCATTTGAACATTTTGTTTGCAGGGAAATGTTTGATGCTTTCCAATACCCCAACTTCTCACTTCCAAATGAGTTCTTGCCGGATAAAAAGAAACAGCAGCAGCAACTCTTTTTTGAGAGATTCACGGAACTCAAACCTTGGAAGGCAAAGGAATATCTTTTCCGAAATCCAAAATCAGCATTTGCCAAATTCTGTCGCGTCAAGTACTTACGGCTGATTCATCCCAAGATGGAAACATCATTTTCCGGCAATCTGAATCAAAGAAACCTTGTGAGTGACGGTGAGTTTCCAAACACTAATTTCTTTTCTATATTTGCGGACATGGCGAAACGGGTCTGGCTCCTGCATTTGCTGGCCTTCTCCTTCAATCCCGAAGCTGCAATCTTCCAAGTGAGCAAAGGGTGTCGGTTTTCAGAAGTCTACATGGAAAGTGTGGCGGAGGAAGCCTTCCAATCAACGGCATCAGAACCACTAGTGGGATTCACAGTTGTTCCGGGATTCAGACTCGGTAAAACAGTCATTCAATGCCAAGTTTACCTCACCTCTCAGTTACAGTCCAATCGAATAAAACAAAGGTAA